In Macaca nemestrina isolate mMacNem1 chromosome 11, mMacNem.hap1, whole genome shotgun sequence, a single window of DNA contains:
- the LOC105468030 gene encoding DBF4-type zinc finger-containing protein 2 isoform X3, producing the protein MQKRQGYCSYCRVQYHNLEQHLFSAQHRSLTRQSRRQICTSSLMERFLQDVLQHHPYHCQESSSTRDETHVNTGSSSEVVHLDDDFSEEEEEDEDKIEDEDATEERPSEASEPIEELHSRPHKSQEGTQEVSVRPSVIQKLEKGQQQPLEFVHKIGAGVKKCNLVDIGQATNNGSNLVRPPVIYNAPASCLSESSNDRPVTTNTTGLPAAAHLDSVSKYDPNKVDKYLEQPDGASRNPVPSSHVETSSFSHQKPKESNRKYLRMNSDKLVLWRDVKSQGKTLSAGLKFQERMGTKDSLRVKSPSKLAVNPNKTDMPLNKGIFEDTIPKHHEEFFSNMDCTQEEKHLVFNKKAFWEQKCSVSSEMKFDCSSLQSASDQPQETAQDINLWKEERIDQEDNYESRGSEMSFDCSSSFHSLTDQSKVSAKEVNLSKEACTDVQYKNNTSYVSKRSSDCGDILHLVTNQSQMTVKEISLQNARRISLVDQSYESSDSETNFDCDASPQSTSDYPHQSVKEVSLSKEVHIGLVDKNYGSSSSEVSADSVFPLQSVVERPPVVVRETKLRKKAHSGLVDNYGSSCSETSFDCDVSLESVVDHPQLTVKGRNLKGRQVHLKHKKRKPSSAKARFDCDVSLGTVADESQRAVEKINLLKEKNADLMDVNYESHGLVMGFHTGAQLVADQPQVAEIEPQKVDVDLENKSVQSSSSSLSSDSPASLYHSAHDEPQEALDEVNLKELNIDMEVKSYDCSSSELTFDSDPPLLSVSEQSHLDAEGKERHIDLEDESCESDSSEITFDSDIPLYSVIDQPEVAVYEEETVDLESKSNESCVSEITFDSDIPLHSGNDHPEVAVKEVIQKEEYIHLERKNDEPSGSEISLDSYAPRHSVTNSPEVAVKKLNPQKEDQVHLENKENEPIDSEVSLDYNTIFHSVTGHSEDPIKKINLHTKEHMYLENKSGFETSLDSDVPLRPATHKPQVIVKETWLQREKHAEFQGGSAEFSGSKTSLDSSVPHYSVTESQVAVNKINRKKQYVLENYDKCSGSEIILDSNVPPQSMTDQTQLAFLKEKHVNLRDKNSKSGDSEITFDSEQLQEAVKKIDQWKEEVIGLKNKINEPSTSKLIHDSDVSVQSVADQPKVAIKHVNLENENHMYLEVKNSQYRCSEMNLDSRFLVQSIVNRPQITILERDHIELEGKHNQRCGSEISFDSDDPLQSVADQLRETVKEISLWKDEEVDMEDSRNEAKGFEIMYDSAVLQPVAGQPEGVVKEVSLWKEHVDLENKIVKPTNTKINFDSHDPLLSVTNKIQGVNKERNLLREERVCLDDKGYVPSDSGIIYVSNIPPQSVIKQPQILQEEHASLEDKSSISYSPEESSDSSDSFQAAADELQKSAKEINLWKEDHIYLEDKSYKLGDFDVSYASHIPVQFVTDQSSVPVKEINVQKKNHNNLASKNCEVCGSKIKCDSCGRLQSEVDQPQVSYKEADLQKEEHVVMEEKTGGPSDSEMMYDSDVPFQIVVNQFPGSVKETHLPKVILLDLVPSDSDYEVISDDIPLQLVTDPPQLTVKDINCINTECIDIEDKSCDSFGSEVRCSCKASTPSMTNQCKETFKIINRKKDYIILGEPSCQSCGSEMSFNVDASDQSMTYESQGPDEKIAKYIDSEDKSCGYNGSKGKFNLGDTSHRTTHRLQKARKEAKLRKDPRHAGLKDIDDLSVALEKPCHRHPSAERPPKQKWRVASQRQTAKISHSTQTSCKNYPVMKRKIIRQEEDPPKSKCSRLQDDRKTKKKVKIGTVEFPASCTKVLKPMKPKALVCILSSLNIKLKEGEGLHFPKMRHHSWDSDIQFICKYKRNIFDYYEPLIKQIVINPPLNVLVPEFERRNWVKIHFNRSNQNSSAGDNDADGQGSASAPLMAVPARYGFNSRQGTSDPSLFLEESKILHAHEVPKKRNFQLTFLNRDVVRISPKSVRNKFLESKSKKKIHGKKVTTSSNKLGCPKKVYKPIILQQKPRKASEKQSIWIRTKPSDIIRKYISKYSVFLRHRYQSRRAFLGMYLKKKKSVVSRLKKVKRTAKVLLNSSVPPAGAEELSSATANPPAKRPVPVRASCHITRRKKRSDESYHGRKRSPAGPVRAYDLRSSSCLQQCGRRMTRLANKLRGNETK; encoded by the exons TTCAACACGAGATGAGACACATGTGAATACTGGGTCATCATCTGAAGTGGTGCATTTGGATGATGATTTTtctgaagaagaggaagaggatgaggatAAGATTGAGGATGAGGATGCTACTGAAGAGAGACCCTCCGAGGCTTCAGAACCTATTGAAGAGTTACATTCCAGACCTCATAAATCTCAGGAAGGCACACAGGAGGTTTCAGTTCGACCATCAGTTATTCAAAAACTGGAGAAGGGACAGCAGCAGCCCTTGGAGTTTGTTCATAAAATTGGGGCCGGTGTGAAAAAATGTAATCTAGTAGATATTGGTCAGGCTACAAATAATGGAAGCAACTTGGTACGCCCGCCAGTGATTTATAATGCTCCTGCTAGTTGTTTATCTGAAAGCTCTAATGATAGACCAGTTACAACTAATACAACTGGTTTACCGGCAGCAGCTCATTTGGATTCAGTTAGCAAATATGACCCAAACAAAGTTGACAAATACCTTGAACAGCCAGACGGGGCCTCTAGAAATCCTGTGCCATCATCCCATGTAGAAACTTCTTCATTTTCACATCAGAAACCTAAAGAATCAAATAGGAAATATTTACGCATGAATTCAGATAAGTTGGTTTTGTGGAGAGATGTAAAATCTCAGGGTAAAACTTTGTCAGCTGGCTTGAAATTCCAGGAACGCATGGGTACTAAGGACTCCTTAAGAGTTAAATCTCCTTCCAAATTAGCAGTAAACCCGAATAAAACTGACATGCCTTTGAATAAAGGAATCTTTGAAGATACTATTCCAAAGCACCATGAGGAATTCTTTTCTAATATGGATTGTACCCAAGAAGAAAAGCACTTGGTTTTTAACAAGAAAGCCTTTTGGGAACAGAAGTGCTCAGTGAGTTCTGAAATGAAGTTTGATTGTAGCTCTCTTCAGTCAGCATCTGATCAGCCCCAAGAGACTGCACAAGACATAAATCTTTGGAAGGAGGAGCGAATTGACCAAGAAGATAACTATGAATCTAGAGGTTCAGAAATGAGTTTTGATTGCAGTTCCTCTTTTCATTCACTGACTGACCAATCTAAAGTGAGTGCCAAAGAAGTAAACCTTTCCAAGGAAGCATGTACTGATGTACAGTATAAGAATAATACATCTTACGTTTCTAAAAGAAGTTCTGATTGCGGTGACATTCTTCACTTGGTTACGAACCAATCCCAAATGACTGTTAAAGAAATAAGTCTTCAGAATGCAAGGCGTATTAGCCTGGTTGACCAAAGCTATGAATCTAGTGATTCTGAAACAAATTTTGATTGTGATGCTTCACCTCAGTCCACTAGTGACTACCCTCACCAATCTGTAAAAGAAGTAAGCCTTTCTAAGGAAGTGCACATTGGTTTGGTTGATAAGAACTATGGTTCCAGTAGTTCTGAAGTAAGTGCTGATTCTGTTTTCCCACTGCAGTCAGTGGTTGAGCGACCACCGGTGGTTGTCAGAGAAACAAAACTTCGGAAGAAGGCTCATTCTGGCTTGGTTGATAACTATGGATCGAGTTGTTCTGAAACAAGTTTTGATTGTGATGTTTCTCTTGAGTCAGTAGTTGATCATCCCCAGCTGACTGTCAAAGGAAGAAACCTGAAAGGTAGACAAGTCCACCTAAAACATAAGAAGCGTAAACCCAGTAGTGCTAAAGCACGTTTTGATTGTGATGTCTCACTCGGGACAGTTGCAGATGAATCCCAGAGGGCCGTTGAAAAGATAAATCTTCTAAAGGAGAAGAATGCTGACCTTATGGATGTGAACTATGAATCCCATGGTCTTGTAATGGGTTTTCACACCGGTGCTCAGTTAGTGGCTGACCAGCCTCAAGTAGCAGAAATAGAGCCTCAGAAAGTGGATGTTGACCTTGAGAATAAGAGTGTTCAGTCTAGCAGTTCTTCTCTAAGTTCTGATTCTCCGGCTTCTCTTTATCATTCAGCTCACGATGAGCCTCAAGAAGCTTTGGATGAAGTAAATCTTAAAGAGTTAAATATTGACATGGAAGTTAAGAGCTATGATTGCTCCAGCTCTGAGTTGACTTTTGATTCTGACCCGCCTCTTCTGTCAGTTTCTGAGCAGTCTCATCTGGATGCTGAAGGAAAAGAACGGCACATTGACCTGGAAGATGAGAGCTGTGAGTCAGATAGTTCTGAAATAACTTTTGATTCTGATATTCCTCTTTATTCAGTAATTGACCAACCTGAAGTAGCTGTTTATGAGGAAGAAACTGTTGATCTGGAAAGTAAAAGTAATGAATCTTGTGTTTCTGAAATAACTTTTGATTCTGATATTCCTCTTCATTCAGGAAATGATCACCCTGAAGTAGCTGTTAAAGAAGTAATTCAGAAAGAAGAGTACATTCACTTAGAAAGGAAGAATGATGAACCCAGTGGTTCTGAAATAAGTTTGGATTCCTATGCCCCTCGTCATTCAGTGACTAATTCTCCCGAAGTAGCTGTTAAAAAGCTAAATCCTCAAAAAGAAGACCAGGTACActtagaaaataaggaaaatgaacCTATTGATTCGGAAGTAAGTTTGGATTATAATACCATTTTTCATTCAGTGACTGGACATTCTGAAGatcccattaaaaaaataaaccttcaCACAAAAGAGCACATGTACTTAGAAAATAAGAGTGGTTTTGAAACAAGTTTGGATTCTGATGTCCCTCTTCGGCCAGCGACTCACAAACCTCAAGTAATTGTCAAAGAAACATGGCTTCAAAGAGAAAAGCATGCTGAATTCCAAGGTGGAAGTGCTGAATTCAGTGGTTCAAAAACAAGTTTAGATTCTAGTGTCCCTCATTATTCAGTAACTGAATCTCAAGTAGCTGttaacaaaataaacagaaagaagcaaTATGTTCTAGAAAACTATGATAAATGTAGTGGTTCTGAAATAATTTTGGATTCTAATGTTCCACCTCAGTCAATGACTGACCAAACTCAGCTAGcttttttgaaggaaaaacatGTTAATCTGAGAGACAAAAACAGTAAATCAGGTGATTCTGAAATAACTTTTGATTCTGAACAACTTCAGGAAGCAGTTaaaaaaatagaccaatggaaggaAGAGGTTATTGGCCTGAAAAATAAGATTAATGAACCTAGTACTTCTAAATTAATACATGATTCTGATGTTTCTGTCCAATCTGTGGCTGATCAACCCAAAGTAGCTATTAAACATGTAAACCTTGAGAATGAAAACCATATGTACTTGGAAGTTAAGAACAGCCAATATCGTTGTTCTGAAATGAATTTGGATTCTCGTTTCTTGGTTCAGTCAATAGTCAATCGACCTCAAATAACTATTTTGGAGCGGGACCACATTGAGCTAGAAGGTAAGCACAATCAGCGTTGTGGTTCTGAAATAAGTTTTGATTCTGATGACCCTCTTCAGTCAGTGGCTGACCAGCTGAGAGAAACCGTTAAAGAAATAAGCCTTTGGAAGGATGAAGAAGTTGACATGGAAGATAGCAGGAATGAAGCTAAGGGTTTTGAAATTATGTATGATTCTGCTGTTCTTCAGCCAGTGGCTGGCCAACCTGAAGGAGTAGTTAAGGAGGTCAGTCTTTGGAAAGAGCATGTTGACTTGGAAAATAAGATTGTCAAACCTACcaatactaaaataaattttgattctCATGATCCCCTTCTGTCTGTGACTAATAAAATTCAAGGggtgaataaagaaagaaatcttttgAGGGAGGAACGTGTTTGTCTGGATGATAAGGGCTATGTGCCCAGTGATTCTGGAATAATTTATGTTTCAAATATCCCTCCTCAGTCAGTGATAAAACAACCCCAAATTTTGCAAGAGGAGCATGCCAGTCTGGAAGATAAGAGCAGTATTTCTTACAGTCCTGAAGAAAGTTCTGATTCCAGTGACTCTTTCCAGGCAGCAGCAGATGAGCTTCAAAAATCTGCCAAAGAAATAAATCTTTGGAAGGAAGACCATATTTATCTGGAAGATAAGAGCTATAAATTAGGTGATTTTGATGTAAGTTATGCTTCTCATATTCCTGTTCAGTTTGTGACCGATCAGTCTTCTGTGCCTGTCAAAGAAATAAACGTGCAAAAGAAGAATCATAATAATCTAGCAAGTAAGAACTGTGAAGTCTGtggttctaaaataaaatgtgattcttGTGGTCGTCTTCAGTCAGAAGTTGACCAACCTCAAGTGTCTTACAAAGAGGCAGACCTTCAGAAGGAAGAGCATGTTGTCATGGAAGAAAAGACCGGTGGACCTAGTGATTCAGAAATGATGTATGATTCTGATGTTCCTTTTCAAATAGTGGTTAACCAGTTTCCAGGGTCAGTCAAAGAAACACATCTTCCAAAGGTGATACTTTTGGATCTGGTGCCCAGTGATAGTGATTATGAAGTAATTTCAGATGATATTCCCCTTCAGTTAGTGACTGACCCACCTCAGTTGACTGTCAAAGATATCAACTGTATAAATACAGAATGTATTGATATAGAAGATAAGAGCTGTGACTCTTTTGGTTCTGAAGTCAGGTGTAGTTGTAAAGCCTCTACTCCCTCAATGACCAACCAATGCAAAGAgactttcaaaataataaaccGGAAGAAAGACTATATTATTCTGGGAGAGCCAAGTTGTCAGTCTTGTGGTTCTGAAATGAGTTTTAATGTTGATGCCTCTGATCAGTCCATGACTTATGAGTCACAAGGACCTGATGAGAAAATAGCGAAATATATTGACTCAGAAGATAAGAGCTGTGGATATAATGGTTCTAAAGGAAAATTTAATTTGGGAGACACTTCTCATCGAACGACTCACCGACTGCAGAAAGCTCGCAAAGAAGCCAAGCTTCGGAAAGATCCAAGACATGCTGGCCTAAAAG ATATTGATGACTTGTCAGTGGCCTTAGAAAAACCATGCCATCGTCATCCTTCAGCAGAGAGGCCTCCTAAGCAAAAGTGGCGTGTGGCTTCTCAACGCCAGACAGCGAAAATCAGCCATAGTACTCAGACCAGTTGTAAGAATTACCcagtgatgaaaagaaaaataattagacaaGAGGAAGACCCACCAAAAAGTAAGTGTTCACGTTTACAGGATgacagaaaaactaaaaagaaagtcaaaattGGGACAGTTGAATTTCCTGCATCATGTACTAAAGTTTTGAAGCCCATGAAACCCAAAGCCTTAGTCtgtattctttcttctttaaatattaaacTGAAGGAGGGTGAAGGCCTCCACTTCCCTAAAATGAGGCACCATAGTTGGGATAGTGATATTCagtttatatgcaaatataaacGGAATATCTTTGATTATTATGAGCCCCTGATTAAGCAAATTGTAATTAATCCTCCCCTGAATGTCCTAGTACCAGAGTTTGAGAGGCGTAACTGggttaaaattcattttaataggAGCAACCAAAACTCCAGTGCAGGAGATAATGATGCTGATGGACAAGGCTCTGCTTCAGCACCTTTAATGGCAGTGCCGGCAAGATACGGATTTAATTCACGTCAGGGAACCAGTGACCCTTCTCTGTTTCTGGAAGAATCAAAGATTCTGCATGCTCATGAGgttccaaagaaaagaaatttccagCTAACATTTTTAAATCGTGATGTTGTCAGAATCTCTCCAAAATCAGTTAGAAATAAGTTTTtggaaagtaaaagtaaaaagaaaattcatggaAAGAAGGTGACAACCAGTAGTAATAAGTTAGGTTGTCCCAAAAAGGTTTATAAACCAATTATTCTCCAGCAAAAACCCAGAAAAGCTTCAGAGAAACAGTCAATTTGGATTCGGACCAAACCAAGTGATATAATTAgaaagtatatttcaaaatactctGTTTTTTTACGTCATAGATATCAGTCCAGGAGGGCTTTTCTTGGAAtgtatctgaaaaagaaaaaatctgttgTCAGTAGGCTAAAGAAGGTGAAGAGAACAGCTAAAGTGCTTTTGAATTCCTCAGTTCCACCAGCTGGTGCTGAAGAGCTGTCGAGCGCTACGGCAAATCCTCCTGCAAAGCGACCTGTGCCTGTGCGGGCTTCTTGCCACATCACACgaaggaagaagaggagtgaTGAAAGCTACCATGGCCGAAAGAGAAGTCCTGCTGGACCTGTGAGAGCATATGATCTGAGAAGCTCATCTTGTTTACAACAATGTGGAAGAAGGATGACTCGGCTAGCAAACAAATTGAGAGGTAATGAGACAAAATAG